One genomic segment of Misgurnus anguillicaudatus chromosome 23, ASM2758022v2, whole genome shotgun sequence includes these proteins:
- the LOC129454295 gene encoding uncharacterized protein: MFVEMLTMVDEMDVTCCKSVGTDLSMLDIDHFITEISQLKKEVALLEAKLKSRDEGLKRVRCACEDVVCCESSVYVTDGSSSECLDSVWMSRDQSRTPLLPLLHSKLSEENFSQTLLCYTESKPTDAQEDTAVCDSNQSLQDDQTSTESLDSVCNAGEQEQILKRCSVKLIDCRNITMKMRRETTEEEYHTEDKNYDDDDDNDFIPSDEKSDSCSDGETSSTSKNRLTCITCGKTLSSQGHLKRHERKHTEQKLFTCRRCKISFTTLQEKKLHEEKHKAEKKEKQFHCEQCGKKFFFLSLLNYHMKTHSEIKKLFHCSVCDKYFSTKGNLNAHNRNHTGDKPYKCLYCEKRFYNASHLKRHVRLHTNERPYECNECGKKFRELYRLKQHKKTQHEKKLYQCSHCAKGFCLKASLMLHERIHTGEKPYLCSDCGKRFSDPSTFKVHQRIHTGEKPYQCNVCSKRFGRHDILTYHQRTHTGERLYKCSQCEKTFARLDGLKTHERVHTGEKPYRCSICGEKFAYYGSLQVHQKKHAEEQH, encoded by the exons ATGTTTGTTGAGATGTTGACGATGGTAGATGAGATGGATGTGAcgtgctgtaaatcagtaggaactgatctgtccatgctggatattgATCATTTCATaacagaaatctctcagctgaagaaagaggtggcgttactggaggCAAAGCTGAAGTCAAGAGATGAAGGACTGAAGAGAGTGCGTTGTGCTTGTGAGGATGTGGTTTGCTGTGAGTCTTCAGTGTATGTGACTGATGGGAGCTCCAGTGAATGTCTGGATTCAGTATGGATGAGCAGAGATCAGAGCCGCACACCACTACTGCCACTGCTGCACTCTAAACTCTCTGAAGAGAACTTCAGTCAAactttactctgttatactgagtcaaagccCACAGATGCTCAGGAGGACACtgcagtgtgtgacagtaatcaGAGCTTACAAgatgatcaaacctccacagagtctctggattctgtctgtaacgctggagaacaggaGCAGATCCTGAAGAGGTGTTCAGTCAAACTCATCGACTGCAGGAATATCACGATGAAGATGAGAAGAGAAACCACAGAAGAGGAATATCACACTGAAGATAAGAATTATGATGATGACGACGACAATGATTTTATTCCTTCAG ATGAGAAGAGCGATTCCTGTTCAGACGGAGAaacgtcctcaacatcaaaaAACCGACTGAcctgcatcacctgtggaaagacattGAGCTCACAGGGACACTTAaagagacatgagagaaaacacacagaacagaaactcttcacctGCAGGAGATGcaagatcagctttactaccttacaagagaagaaacttcacGAAGAAAAGCACAAAGCCGAGAAAAAGGAGAAGCAGtttcactgtgagcagtgtgggaaGAAATTTTTCTTCTTATCTCTGCTTAATTATCACATGAAGACACACAGTGAGATAAAAAAGCTTTTCCACTGCAGTGTATGTGACAAATATTTCAGCACCAAAGGAAACCTTAATGCTCATAACAGAAATCACACAGGAGATAAACCTTACAAGTGTCTTTACTGTGAGAAGAGATTTTACAATGCCTCGCATCTTAAGagacatgtgcgtttacacaccaatgagagaccgTATGAGTGCAAtgaatgtggaaaaaaatttaGGGAATTATATCGtctaaaacaacacaaaaaaacacaacatgagAAGAAACTCTATCAATGTTCACACTGCGCTAAAGGTTTCTGTCTTAAAGCTAGTTTGATGCTTCATGAGAgaattcacaccggagagaaaccttacctTTGCTCCGACTGTGGTAAGCGTTTCTCTGATCCAAGTACTTTTAAAgttcatcagagaattcacactggagaaaaaccttatcAGTGTAATGTTTGTAGTAAGAGATTCGGTCGACATGACATTTTAACATAtcaccagagaactcatacaggtgaaagacTTTATAAATGCTCGCAGTGTGAAAAGACGTTTGCTCGATTAGATGGCCTCAAGACCCACGAGAGAGTTCAtaccggagagaaaccttaccgCTGCTccatctgtggagagaaattCGCTTATTACGGAAGTCTTCAAGTTCACCAGAAGAAACATGCTGAAGAACAACACTGA
- the ncbp2 gene encoding nuclear cap-binding protein subunit 2 isoform X1, with amino-acid sequence MSVKLNALYSDSYVDISQYRDQHFKGNRYEQEKLLKQSSTLYVGNLSFYTTEEQVHELFSKSGDVKRIIIGLDKVKKTACGFCFVEYYTRADAENAMRFVNGTRLDDRIIRTDWDAGFKEGRQYGRGKSGGQVRDEYRQDYDPARGGYGKLAQLQKAPEGLQKF; translated from the exons ATGTCTGTTAAACTAAACGCACTCTACAGCGATTCGTATGTTGATATAAGTCAATACAGAGACCAGCATTTCAAG GGTAACCGCTATGAGCAGGAGAAGCTGTTAAAACAGAGCTCCACGCTGTATGTGGGCAATCTGTCTTTCTACACGACGGAAGAGCAGGTACACGAGCTCTTCTCCAAGAGTGGAGATGTTAAGAGGATCATCATCGGCCTGGATAAAGTCAAAAAGACCGCTTGCGGATTCTGCTTTGTTGA ATATTACACCCGTGCAGATGCTGAGAATGCCATGAGATTCGTTAATGGTACCAGGCTGGATGACCGGATCATCAGAACCGACTGGGACGCAGGCTTCAAAGAGGGTAGACAGTACGGCCGAGGAAAATCTGGTGGACAA GTCAGAGATGAATACAGGCAAGATTATGATCCTGCCAGGGGCGGTTATGGGAAGTTAGCTCAGCTTCAAAAGGCACCGGAGGGACTTCAGAAATTTTAG
- the ncbp2 gene encoding nuclear cap-binding protein subunit 2 isoform X2: protein MSVKLNALYSDSYVDISQYRDQHFKGNRYEQEKLLKQSSTLYVGNLSFYTTEEQVHELFSKSGDVKRIIIGLDKVKKTACGFCFVEYYTRADAENAMRFVNGTRLDDRIIRTDWDAGFKEGRQYGRGKSGGQVRDEYRQDYDPARGGYGKVVQKA from the exons ATGTCTGTTAAACTAAACGCACTCTACAGCGATTCGTATGTTGATATAAGTCAATACAGAGACCAGCATTTCAAG GGTAACCGCTATGAGCAGGAGAAGCTGTTAAAACAGAGCTCCACGCTGTATGTGGGCAATCTGTCTTTCTACACGACGGAAGAGCAGGTACACGAGCTCTTCTCCAAGAGTGGAGATGTTAAGAGGATCATCATCGGCCTGGATAAAGTCAAAAAGACCGCTTGCGGATTCTGCTTTGTTGA ATATTACACCCGTGCAGATGCTGAGAATGCCATGAGATTCGTTAATGGTACCAGGCTGGATGACCGGATCATCAGAACCGACTGGGACGCAGGCTTCAAAGAGGGTAGACAGTACGGCCGAGGAAAATCTGGTGGACAA GTCAGAGATGAATACAGGCAGGACTATGACCCTGCCAGAGGGGGTTATGGGAAGGTTGTGCAGAAAGCTTGA
- the sirt7 gene encoding NAD-dependent protein deacetylase sirtuin-7, which produces MSRMDANNTDSGFSARATRKAQEKAKIIQRETQKETFKTISKILQKCEGERSQEERSLLHAHQDVVQDLNTRQTRRHLLKRKQEEVFDDVENLKTKVKQLAKAMQQAKHVVIYTGAGISTAASIPDYRGPNGVWTQLQKGRSFSTSDLSRAEPTLTHMCIWMLHKVKMVQHIVSQNCDGLHLRSGMPRNSLSELHGNMFIEVCVSCSPMREFIRLFDVTERTALHRHETGRRCPHCGAELRDTIVHFGERGTLEQPLNWKGAAESAQQADVILCLGSSLKVLKKYSCLWCMNRPANKRPQLYIVNLQWTPKDNLATLKIHGKCDTVMRLLMEELGLEIPVYNRSQDPIFSLATPLSTEEKDSHTRKEIAPPSALEDTSQDPQVQAEATPLQGGWFGRGYSKARRKKKAI; this is translated from the exons ATGTCCAGAATGGATGCGAACAACACAGACAGTGGATTTTCTGCTCGTGCGACGAGAAAAGCGcaagaaaaagcaaaaataatcCAGCGAGAGACACAAAAAGAGACATTTAAAACG ATCTCCAAGATCCTGCAGAAGTGTGAAGGCGAGCGGTCACAAGAGGAGCGTTCACTTCTTCACGCTCATCAGGACGTTGTACAGGATCTCAACACAAGGCAGACGCGCAGACACCTGCTGAAGAGAAAACAAGAAGAG GTCTTTGATGATGTGGAAAACTTGAAGACTAAAGTAAAGCAGCTGGCGAAAGCAATGCAGCAGGCCAAGCATGTTGTCATTTACACTGGAGCAGGAATCAGCACT GCCGCCTCTATCCCAGATTATCGGGGTCCCAATGGTGTGTGGACTCAGCTGCAGAAGGGCCGATCTTTCAG TACGTCAGACCTCAGTCGTGCCGAGCCCACCCTTACACACATGTGCATCTGGATGTTACACAAAGTTAAGATG GTTCAGCATATAGTCTCACAGAACTGTGATGGTCTTCACCTACGCAGTGGGATGCCTAGAAACAGTCTGTCTGAACTACATGGCAACATGTTCATTGAG GTTTGTGTTTCCTGTTCTCCGATGCGGGAGTTTATTCGATTGTTTGACGTGACGGAGCGAACAGCTCTGCACAGACATGAGACCGGACGTCGATGTCCACACTGCGGAGCGGAGCTCAGAGACACAATAGTGCATTTCGGTGAACGTGGCACCCTCGAGCAACCTCTTAACTGGAAGGGAGCAGCAGAGTCTGCACAACAGGCCGATGTGATCCTCTGTTTGGGCTCCAGTTTAAAG gttttaaagaaatattcctGCTTATGGTGCATGAACAGACCAGCCAATAAAAGACCACAGCTGTATATTGTAAATCTGCag TGGACACCGAAAGATAacctggcaactttaaaaatcCATGGAAAGTGTGACACTGTGATGCGTCTTCTTATGGAGGAGCTGGGCTTGGAAATTCCAGTCTACAACAG ATCACAAGATCCTATATTCAGCTTGGCTACACCGCTCAGTACAGAAGAGAAGGACAGTCATACCCGTAAGGAGATAGCGCCCCCTTCTGCTCTGGAGGACACTTCACAAGACCCACAGGTCCAAGCAGAAGCAACACCGCTACAAGGGGGCTGGTTTGGAAGAGGTTACTCCAAAGCAAGAAGGAAAAAGAAAGCCATATAG